One Natronolimnobius sp. AArcel1 DNA window includes the following coding sequences:
- a CDS encoding lycopene cyclase domain-containing protein, with translation MTVPLSYLEFHVLFILPPIAFLAWLAIRREDAWWGRDPLSAVAIVCALALVYTTPWDNLLIAEGVWWYGDGAVAATIWHAPLGEYLFFVLQPVLTAFWLFQWPQIADRSLALPRSHRVLGASAGVAVSLFGYLLLSLETQSTIYLGAIFLWAGPILAIQWGFGLSYLWEVRWTVAIGIAVPTLYLWVADRIAIGLGIWQISEVHTIGYDLFGLPIEEAVFFLVTNIFVVQTVVLYLWLLERRHELPELVPVPARFQNSHPTAEVDRDDS, from the coding sequence ATGACTGTTCCGCTGAGCTATCTCGAGTTTCACGTGCTGTTTATTCTACCACCGATTGCGTTCCTCGCGTGGCTTGCAATCCGTCGCGAGGACGCTTGGTGGGGGCGCGATCCGCTATCGGCGGTTGCCATCGTCTGTGCGCTCGCGCTCGTCTACACGACGCCGTGGGACAACCTGCTTATCGCCGAGGGCGTCTGGTGGTACGGTGACGGCGCCGTCGCCGCGACGATCTGGCACGCGCCACTCGGGGAATACTTGTTCTTCGTTCTGCAACCAGTCCTCACCGCGTTCTGGCTGTTCCAGTGGCCCCAGATTGCCGATCGGTCGTTAGCACTTCCGCGCAGCCATCGCGTTCTCGGTGCAAGCGCCGGTGTAGCTGTCTCCCTCTTTGGCTACCTGTTGCTATCGCTCGAGACACAGTCGACGATTTATCTGGGAGCGATCTTCCTCTGGGCTGGCCCAATCCTGGCGATTCAATGGGGGTTTGGCCTGTCTTACCTCTGGGAAGTCCGTTGGACTGTCGCAATCGGCATCGCCGTTCCGACGCTCTATCTCTGGGTTGCCGACCGAATCGCAATCGGGCTCGGAATATGGCAGATTTCTGAAGTACATACGATTGGGTACGATCTCTTCGGGTTGCCAATCGAAGAAGCCGTTTTCTTCCTCGTCACGAACATTTTCGTGGTTCAGACCGTTGTCCTCTATCTGTGGCTGCTTGAGCGCCGTCACGAACTGCCGGAACTGGTGCCCGTGCCCGCCCGATTCCAAAACTCTCACCCGACGGCTGAAGTCGACCGCGATGACTCCTAA
- a CDS encoding Brp/Blh family beta-carotene 15,15'-dioxygenase, whose protein sequence is MVLGIGVTLAALVDSMPLAVQAVPLAASVLILGLPHGAIDHLVLPRARGEPVTRRSVGLVCSGYLVLAAGYVLLWLVEPVVAFVGFILLTVVHWGQGDVFALLELLGTDHLETRGQRLLALCVRGGIPMFVPLVAFPDQYAFVATAVINLFEPATAATLEPAFDLRVRAWVAMTIVTLVVTSLVWGLLRMGPSRSWLLDAGETVGLLVFFAVVPPILAIGLYFAGWHSVRHILRTMLVDTRATAALERRDIRAATWRFTRDATPLTAGALIVLGGLALAVPQTPATPTDLLGLYLVCLAILTLPHTVIVSLLDREQNVWA, encoded by the coding sequence ATGGTACTTGGAATCGGCGTCACGCTCGCGGCACTCGTCGATAGCATGCCGCTAGCGGTGCAAGCAGTGCCACTTGCAGCCAGCGTCCTCATCCTCGGACTTCCGCACGGAGCAATCGACCATCTCGTGCTTCCGCGCGCTCGCGGCGAGCCGGTCACCCGCCGGTCGGTCGGACTCGTCTGTTCGGGCTACCTCGTACTCGCCGCAGGCTACGTGCTCCTGTGGCTGGTCGAGCCAGTCGTCGCGTTTGTCGGGTTTATTCTATTAACGGTCGTTCACTGGGGGCAAGGCGACGTCTTTGCCCTCCTCGAGCTACTGGGCACCGACCACCTCGAGACCCGAGGGCAACGTCTCCTCGCACTCTGTGTCCGTGGCGGAATCCCCATGTTTGTCCCGCTGGTCGCGTTTCCGGACCAGTATGCGTTCGTCGCGACCGCCGTCATCAACCTGTTCGAACCGGCCACAGCGGCCACACTCGAGCCCGCGTTCGATCTGAGAGTCCGCGCGTGGGTGGCGATGACTATCGTCACACTCGTCGTGACCTCGCTCGTGTGGGGGCTCCTGCGGATGGGTCCATCCCGGTCGTGGCTGCTCGATGCTGGCGAGACCGTCGGGCTCCTTGTCTTCTTTGCGGTCGTGCCACCGATTCTTGCAATCGGACTCTACTTCGCCGGTTGGCACTCGGTCCGGCACATCCTTCGCACCATGCTCGTCGATACCCGCGCGACCGCCGCGCTCGAGCGACGCGACATCCGCGCTGCAACGTGGCGATTCACTCGAGACGCAACGCCACTGACCGCCGGCGCGCTGATCGTTCTCGGTGGCCTCGCACTCGCCGTTCCACAAACGCCGGCGACGCCGACGGACCTACTGGGCCTCTATCTGGTCTGTCTCGCTATCTTGACGCTTCCCCATACTGTCATTGTCTCGTTGCTCGACCGGGAACAGAACGTGTGGGCGTGA